cgattctcctttaaccataggtttttcacgaaaccctgtaggttaacgacttgaagactttattgggattgtgaaaccagacccaactatttcctctgtagttgcgtcttctgatcttgttgttttctatcgtgattgagtactatcttatttaagattttctcgagatttgttctccggtaggcaagattgaaaagtagtcacaaagatcttcgtctcaccgtttgtgattccgcaatatcttgtttcgttaatcgattaagattattgtgaggtgattgataatactaggatattctaatataagtacggtttatcaattggttgttgttcacctcgatttatcaaaagacggaacaaaactcataggtatatctatgggagacagatttgtttatcaagtcttcgactttgggtcgtagcaactcttagttatgggtgagatcagcaaagggaatcaagtgcgcagaatccggcatggttcaagaggcgtaaggaacgcaactgtaccttgatcagtgtgagattggttagggctcaactacattccagtccgaagttaatacagtgtggtgttcaaatctggactatgtcccggggtttttctgcattcgcggttccctcgttaacaaaatttctggtgtctgtgttatttcttttccgcattatattttgttatataatagaaatatcacaggttgtgcgtagttcaatcaattagagaatccaaactttggttgtagATTATATCGATTGACGCttgaacattggcctttggtaccgttcaagttgtttcacataataatcaggctcaaggatttctatctgtttgatttgatgatcatATTgtaaaacagagatacaactcttggatatacttttcttgggaatgagtctgactgtctagtcgaatctcttgaaagtatattggagtttgtccatacaaattgctaagcgaaatattgggtgtgtgtgttagacccccgctttttcaactggtatcagTGCAGGCAAACACACTCCCTCAAATGAGACAGTTGACACTATGTCAGAAGCTGAAATGGAATTCACCAGATCTTCAAAAAAATCTACTGAGAatgttgattttcaaaatggttttcccTAGTTCCCACCCccatttttcctatttcccatcccctTAACAATTTGTAACATTAATTCACTTTTGATTTCGTTTTTTTCTATTTACCACCTATAAAAGTCAACTAACTATGACCATGACTATTagcatttttctttcttcttccttaccgataaaaaaaaaccATCAATAGACCTGGAAGGTAGAAACCCTAGGttgtgcttcaaaaaaaaaaacaaaaaaaaaaactaggtcgTGAATGATTTGCCTTCCACGCGGTATTAAGCTTACTGTTGCTAGCAGTACTCAAACATATTGTCATAAATGATTTTCCTTCTATTTTCAACTTAATTAAAAATCTAGAGTTCTGGAAGAGGAGGTACGTAGGTGTACAGAGCATACAAATCATACGAGACTTCATGAGATTAGAATCTTAATTAAGTACAGTCCAAGAATTGAATAACCATAATGATATAGATAGTTTTGTTCAACCATTTCTCTGCAACTTAATGTTTATAATTGATATCCTTTGATGCATTTAATTGGTCGTGGATAGCTCATGAGGGTGTAAAGACCCCTAGAAGTTCATGAAGCATCGTTTGATACCAAACctgtaaaacaaaacaaaaggtgATTGAAGGTAGTGGTGGAATGTGCAGGTGGGAAAGAAGATACAGTTGtcggtggtggagatggagatcgAGAATAAATTGGATTTTTTTGTTTAGATGTGGGGTGATTTTATGTTAGGTTTAAATAAAAATTCAAGGGAGGTATTTCGGATGCGTGAAAATTTGTATGGGTAGTACATGGAATTATTAGGGATGGGAATTTAGATGTATGGTAAATAGGAAAAGTGGGGATAGGATATAGGGAAAACCTTCAAAATCACgctcaactcatcgatgaatttgaaagtCTCTTGGTCTAGAACGGGAACTCTACAGTATCATAGAGtccttctccaacaatatcgaaaaaACTAATTCAAGAAACTATCCTACAACATGAAaatattagtgttcttgaggatattgttaaagaagattcgattagagaaaaacgtttgatcgagacgcattcatctgatctaaacaaccttcgtgttgaaaaagagaaactgggAGCATCCCTTATTTTAGCCcaggaacagtgcaaatccttgaagaAAGAAAACTCTGTATTAGTGAGAAAATCTTCTGTGCCGATCACTAATTCCCAGAcagaattacagtacatgaagaaatgttctccaaaggaagttcctgctaagaagtgtttacataacttgcagtctTCTAATAGGGCTATGAACTCGGTCTGAGTTGAGGAGAGAGACTGTCTGAGGATCGGGAGATAACTCGGCGAAATTTTTCGTTCTTCAGCGTTCATTAATTCAGGTGTTGATTCAttatttctcttattttctgattCTCCATGATTAGTAGCATTTAATTAAGTGGTTTTCCAATGGATTCTGGTTCTAAAACCACTCCAATTAATGAATATCATGGTGAAAAATTAAGATTTTCAGTTGAAAAAAATGTTCCGTCAATAAATTTACCTGATGATTTATTTGAAGAAGCTTTAAATCCTTGGAAGTTTTCACTTATTGGAAGATTAAATTTACAAAATACAAAGTTTATCGATGCTTCTATGATTCTCAAACAACAACGGAAACTCGTTGGGGATTGTAAACTCATTCCATTAGGTAAATATTTTTTCACCATCAAATTAGATAATGAAACTGATCGAAATTATATCAAAGCTGGGCAATGGGAGGTCAATTATCAAATTCTCAGAGTTAGAAAATGGGTATCAAACTTTCGTCTTGCAAATGTCAGAATTTCTAAAGCTCAAGTATGGATTCGATTCCCAGGTTTAGGACTTGAGTTATGGAAAGAAAATTTTTTATTTGAGATCTGTAAGGAAATTGGAACTCCAATCAAGATTGATGTAGCTACTACAAAATGTGAAATTGGGTATTATGCTAATGTATTGGTTGAGGTGGATTTTACTCAATCAATACCTAGCAAAATTTGGATTAACACAAAATATGGAGGTTTCTTCCAGGAAGTATTAATTCATAATTGTCCAAAGTTTTGCACCACCTGCAAAATAATTGATCACTCAATTACTGAGTGTTATGTGGAAAGGAATAAAAACAAAACTCATGCTCCTTCTTACAGAGAAGTTTCACACAAAAACAAATCATATGATGTTCCTTTTGATATATGTGATCCTGCTGCCAGAGAGGAAGACTCATTAATAAATTCAATTGAAACAACAACAATTATTAGTTCATCAGTAGAAATTTTTTCTCCTGAGACTGGCAGGTTTGATTCTCTGGTGAATGAGCAGCCAGAAGAAGAGTCAGTTATTATGGAAGTACCAAAATTTTTGGAAGTAGCAGAACGAAATTCAGTGCAGAACAGTGTTACCAAATTTGTTAATGGAAGTAATGGAAAGGTGACATAAGAAGCTATTCCAGTTACATCATGGGCCAAAATAGTAGAAAAAGAAATGGTGGTTGATAATGCATCAGGAAAGAATAATTCAGCAAGTACTTCATTGCCAAAACTCTAGAGCAGCAAAAGTTTAGTAAAATAATCCCAGTTAAATACAATTTTAGGAAAAATCCTGGAAAAGGGGTTAAAAACCCCAAATCCAGTCAATGAAAATCATATATTGGAATATAAGGGGCCTTAGAAGACCAAGGGCCCAAGACAAATTAATTTCTTATGTTAAACAATTTAGTCCTGCACTAGTATGGATAGCTGAACCAAAAGTTTTTTGTAATGCTTCATTTTGCAAAAAGTTAAATCTGGCAGGTATGGAAAGTATGGCAATTCACAATTCTACTTCTTCAAATTCAAAAGGAAACATATGGTTATTCTGGAATAAGAATATTTCAACTCTTCAAGTTATTTCTATGTCAAGTCAAATGATCATTGTTAGTGTGGGAGAAGTCCTAGTCTCTGGAGTTCATGCTCATGTTGGAATTACTCAAAGAAAATTTCTTTGGTCTGAAATGGAAATAATTAGTGACTTGCAAAAGC
The nucleotide sequence above comes from Papaver somniferum cultivar HN1 chromosome 8, ASM357369v1, whole genome shotgun sequence. Encoded proteins:
- the LOC113305933 gene encoding uncharacterized protein LOC113305933 — protein: MDSGSKTTPINEYHGEKLRFSVEKNVPSINLPDDLFEEALNPWKFSLIGRLNLQNTKFIDASMILKQQRKLVGDCKLIPLGKYFFTIKLDNETDRNYIKAGQWEVNYQILRVRKWVSNFRLANVRISKAQVWIRFPGLGLELWKENFLFEICKEIGTPIKIDVATTKCEIGYYANVLVEVDFTQSIPSKIWINTKYGGFFQEVLIHNCPKFCTTCKIIDHSITECYVERNKNKTHAPSYREVSHKNKSYDVPFDICDPAAREEDSLINSIETTTIISSSVEIFSPETGRFDSLVNEQPEEESVIMEVPKFLEVAERNSVQNSVTKFVNGSNGKVT